A DNA window from Brassica napus cultivar Da-Ae chromosome C1, Da-Ae, whole genome shotgun sequence contains the following coding sequences:
- the LOC106346491 gene encoding protein SNOWY COTYLEDON 3, which produces MVPAIPQAATSTRKPPPDPHPSNNERRPRLKNVPSRYLSPSPSHSHSHSTSSITSSSSALLKTSKRYPSPLLSRATPSASNRINTPSSLTKRSQSVDRRRPSPAPVASTRTAMSAAAKMLITSTRSLSVSFQGEAFSLPISKKKDTTTTTTPVSHRKPTPERRRSPQVRDQRENSKPVDHHHHQLWPGASMRGSSVSKNVDCECDDIGKKKLGSMLQRSSRVSVDGRLGLDLGEGDGVLELRDERKTRVTSTSDFTASDSDSVSSGSTNGAQERGERRSLQRNVMASAKFWQETNTRLRRLQDPGGSPRCSSPSSRISSMSSKLSQSKRFSSDTPLVSSPRGMASPIRGGATRPASPSKVWATATSSQARALSSPCRVRNGVSEQMNAYNRNLPSILCFTADIRRGKIGEDRVMDAHLLRLLYNRHLQWRFANARADSTFMVQRLTAEKNLWNAWVSISELRHSVTLKRIRLLLLKHKLKLASILKEQMGYLEEWSLLDRDHSNSLLGATEALKASTLRLPIIGKAVVDILDLKHAVSSAVDVMHAMASSIFSLTSKVDEMNSVMAEMVNITAQETVLLEQCQGFLSIVAAMQVKDCSLKTHIIQLSRKLTSQL; this is translated from the exons ATGGTCCCTGCGATTCCTCAAGCAGCAACCTCCACCAGGAAACCACCTCCAGATCCGCACCCCAGCAACAATGAACGAAGACCTAGACTCAAAAATGTACCCTCGCGATACTTATCCCCTTCTCCTTCCCATTCTCATTCTCACTCCACCTCTTCTATCACATCTTCGTCGTCTGCATTACTCAAGACAAGTAAGCGATATCCTTCCCCTTTGCTCTCTCGCGCCACTCCTTCCGCTTCTAATCGGATCAACACGCCTTCCTCGCTAACCAAACGGTCTCAATCGGTAGACCGCCGCCGGCCATCGCCAGCTCCTGTCGCTAGCACTCGCACTGCAATGTCGGCGGCAGCGAAGATGCTCATCACTTCCACCAGGAGCTTATCTGTTTCCTTCCAAGGCGAGGCGTTTTCGCTCCCGATTAGCAAGAAGAAGGACACTACTACTACCACCACGCCGGTTTCCCACCGTAAACCTACCCCCGAGCGGCGGAGGTCGCCGCAGGTTCGAGATCAGAGGGAGAACTCAAAGCCGGttgaccaccaccaccaccagctCTGGCCAGGCGCTTCCATGAGAGGAAGTTCAGTTTCTAAAAATGTGGATTGTGAGTGTGATGATATAGGGAAGAAGAAGCTTGGATCAATGTTGCAGCGGAGCTCTAGGGTTTCTGTTGATGGGAGATTAGGTTTAGATTTGGGAGAAGGTGATGGAGTTTTGGAATTGAGAGATGAGAGAAAGACAAGAGTCACAAGCACTAGTGACTTTACTGCTTCTGATTCTGATAGTGTTTCATCTGGTAGCACCAATGGTGCGCAGGAACGTGGTGAAAGGAGGAGCTTGCAACGTAACGTTATGGCTTCTGCTAAGTTCTGGCAAGAGACTAACACCCGATTAAGGAGGTTGCAAGATCCTGGCGGCTCACCTCGGTGCTCTAGCCCGAGTTCGAGGATAAGTAGTATGTCATCAAAGTTGAGTCAGTCTAAACGGTTCTCTAGTGATACTCCGTTGGTGTCATCTCCTCGTGGTATGGCTTCTCCGATAAGAGGTGGTGCTACTCGACCTGCTTCACCTAGTAAGGTTTGGGCGACAGCTACTTCATCTCAAGCTAGAGCACTTTCTAGTCCTTGTCGAGTGAGAAATGGAGTTTCTGAGCAAATGAACGCTTATAACCGCAACTTGCCTTCGATTCTTTGTTTCACTGCTGATATTAGGAGGGGGAAAATTGGGGAGGATCGGGTTATGGATGCCCACTTGTTGAGGCTTCTGTATAACCGTCATCTGCAGTGGAGGTTTGCCAATGCCAGGGCTGACTCCACTTTCATGGTGCAGAGACTGACTGCAGAG AAAAACCTGTGGAATGCATGGGTATCAATCTCGGAATTGCGCCATTCTGTCACTCTCAAACGGATCAGGTTGCTCTTGCTGAAGCATAAACTGAAACTAGCTTCCATCTTGAAGGAGCAG ATGGGTTACCTAGAAGAATGGTCTCTTCTAGACAGAGATCATTCGAATTCTTTGTTAGGAGCAACTGAAGCCTTGAAAGCCAGCACGCTTCGTCTTCCAATTATTGGAAAAGCTGTG GTTGATATTCTAGATCTTAAGCATGCTGTTAGTTCAGCTGTTGATGTGATGCATGCTATGGCGTCTTCCATATTCTCGCTGACATCGAAG GTGGATGAAATGAATTCAGTAATGGCGGAGATGGTGAATATCACTGCACAAGAAACGGTCTTGCTCGAACAATGTCAAGGATTCTTATCAATAGTAGCAGCTATGCAG GTTAAAGACTGTAGCTTGAAGACGCACATAATACAACTAAGCCGGAAACTGACTTCACAACTGTAG